The following proteins are co-located in the Pseudobdellovibrionaceae bacterium genome:
- a CDS encoding MlaD family protein, with protein MNDKQKLKAGIFIVIGVVIFIFGFTAIMSDESMLSRKNTYHTYLKDTQGIMFGSVVSFSGINVGNVHDIEYIPEKETIKMTLKISKKYENLITDTSLVQLKTQGALGDRFVYIKAGGSGKVIPNHGEIPMDQRPDLLDQIGSKLSDLEQFSLTLKKIDAIITNFGEGVNFEEMGKNFNSAIKSFAGASETIKNQAQIKPTLDRLNASLDAINSKKGTLGQLIYDPTLHKKIMSFLGEDPDDDYLKSLMRKSIEATETSRAK; from the coding sequence ATGAATGACAAACAAAAACTGAAAGCAGGAATCTTTATTGTGATTGGGGTAGTGATCTTTATCTTTGGATTCACCGCCATCATGAGCGATGAGTCTATGCTGAGTCGTAAAAATACCTACCACACATACCTTAAAGACACTCAAGGGATCATGTTTGGCTCTGTGGTTTCGTTTTCTGGGATCAATGTCGGAAACGTCCACGACATCGAATATATACCTGAAAAAGAAACCATCAAGATGACCCTTAAGATTTCTAAGAAATACGAAAACCTCATCACAGACACCAGTCTTGTACAACTGAAAACCCAAGGGGCTCTAGGTGACCGCTTCGTGTACATCAAGGCAGGTGGAAGCGGTAAGGTGATTCCCAACCACGGCGAAATCCCCATGGATCAACGTCCTGATCTTTTGGACCAAATTGGCAGTAAGCTTTCAGACCTAGAACAGTTTTCTTTAACACTTAAAAAGATTGATGCCATCATCACGAACTTTGGTGAAGGTGTAAATTTTGAAGAGATGGGCAAAAACTTTAACTCAGCCATTAAAAGCTTTGCTGGGGCCAGTGAGACCATTAAAAACCAAGCTCAAATTAAGCCCACGCTAGATCGCTTGAATGCCTCTCTAGATGCCATCAATTCTAAGAAAGGCACTCTTGGCCAATTGATTTATGATCCGACACTGCATAAAAAGATCATGAGCTTTTTAGGCGAAGACCCTGATGATGACTATTTAAAATCTTTAATGAGAAAAAGTATTGAGGCCACAGAAACTTCAAGAGCGAAGTAG
- a CDS encoding DUF721 domain-containing protein, producing the protein MEKKKRPQLKSAADVLQKLFKEGGAVPDSASQSVANEYKRWSLIQNWPTVVGQALSERTFPVKYIRGTLYIWCSSASGVQHYYFISNNVLEKVNQHLGIKWVTKVVWTQNKGFLDSVGEKERQYISKLLRS; encoded by the coding sequence GTGGAAAAGAAAAAACGACCTCAATTAAAATCGGCAGCAGATGTCTTACAGAAACTCTTTAAAGAGGGTGGAGCAGTGCCTGATTCTGCGTCTCAGTCTGTGGCTAATGAATACAAGCGTTGGAGCCTGATTCAGAATTGGCCCACAGTGGTGGGGCAGGCCCTTTCGGAACGCACCTTTCCTGTAAAGTACATCCGAGGCACGCTATACATCTGGTGCTCTTCGGCCTCGGGGGTCCAGCATTATTATTTTATTTCCAATAATGTTTTAGAAAAAGTGAACCAGCATCTTGGTATTAAATGGGTGACCAAGGTGGTATGGACACAGAACAAAGGATTTTTGGATAGTGTGGGTGAAAAAGAGCGGCAGTATATTTCTAAACTACTTCGCTCTTGA
- a CDS encoding ABC transporter permease, with protein MVAVGFKNSLVILGGLAEVLKDSIVEFKKRRPSLEDISTQIINVGVESLPLIVITAISSGFVMTLQFGLGIEKYGGKPYVPKVMALATFLELAPVFTALMCSARVGAGMASEIGSMKVTQQIDAIRALGASPYQKIYLPRIIACLVTFPVLTVIMALLALVATSVIAYAELNLGFLFTYQKIVTTVSSWEFFCTAIKPFGFALSVALPACYFGMNVTDGTKGVGRATTMAVVTGSMLIFIIDYIMTKIYWLLYPYGG; from the coding sequence ATGGTAGCCGTGGGCTTTAAAAACTCTTTAGTGATCTTAGGTGGACTCGCAGAAGTTCTAAAAGATTCTATCGTTGAGTTTAAAAAACGCCGCCCCAGCCTTGAAGACATCAGCACACAGATTATCAATGTTGGTGTAGAGTCCCTCCCCCTGATTGTAATCACCGCTATCAGCTCTGGTTTTGTAATGACCTTACAATTTGGGTTAGGAATTGAAAAGTATGGGGGCAAACCCTATGTTCCTAAAGTGATGGCTCTTGCGACTTTTTTAGAACTGGCCCCCGTGTTCACCGCCTTAATGTGTTCCGCACGCGTAGGCGCTGGTATGGCCTCAGAAATCGGGTCCATGAAAGTCACACAACAGATTGATGCGATTCGAGCTTTAGGCGCATCACCTTACCAGAAGATCTATTTACCTCGAATCATCGCCTGCCTGGTTACCTTTCCCGTTCTTACAGTTATTATGGCCCTCCTTGCACTCGTTGCGACCTCCGTTATTGCTTATGCTGAACTTAATCTAGGCTTTTTATTCACCTACCAAAAGATTGTCACTACAGTATCGTCTTGGGAGTTTTTCTGTACCGCTATTAAACCTTTTGGTTTTGCATTAAGTGTGGCTCTTCCCGCCTGTTATTTTGGTATGAATGTCACCGATGGAACTAAGGGCGTGGGACGCGCCACAACCATGGCTGTGGTTACAGGATCTATGCTGATCTTTATTATTGATTATATTATGACTAAAATTTATTGGCTTTTATATCCCTATGGTGGCTAG
- a CDS encoding ATP-binding cassette domain-containing protein produces the protein MSSTNDVILEVKHLKKSFREHVVHRDISFKLRKGECLGLLGGSGTGKSVILRALIGLEKIDSGKIILKGTEIQDYNEDQWLEARKQVSYVFQNGALFDSLTVYENLAFPLRQHSRLPESEIASRISKVLSQLGLNNTESLYPSELSGGMQKRVGLLRSIIMDPEIILFDEPTAGLDPFNTLNIQKTIKKMKSLGFTSIFVSHDMPTATEVCDRILLLKQGRIVEEALPEDIEASTSSLRKFMQGTLKL, from the coding sequence ATGAGTAGCACCAATGACGTCATCTTAGAAGTAAAACACCTCAAGAAAAGCTTTCGCGAACATGTTGTTCATAGAGACATCTCCTTTAAACTTCGCAAAGGCGAGTGCCTCGGGCTACTGGGGGGCTCTGGTACAGGAAAGAGCGTGATCTTAAGAGCCCTTATTGGTCTTGAAAAGATAGACTCTGGCAAGATCATTTTAAAGGGCACAGAGATCCAAGACTACAACGAAGATCAATGGCTTGAAGCCCGCAAACAGGTCTCTTATGTCTTTCAAAACGGAGCCCTTTTTGATTCCCTCACGGTCTATGAAAATTTGGCCTTTCCTCTAAGACAGCACTCTCGCCTGCCAGAATCTGAAATCGCTTCACGCATCAGTAAGGTGTTATCGCAACTGGGATTAAATAACACAGAATCTCTTTACCCTTCAGAGCTATCTGGAGGAATGCAAAAGCGTGTGGGACTTTTACGAAGCATCATCATGGACCCTGAAATCATTCTTTTTGATGAACCCACCGCAGGCCTAGACCCCTTTAACACCTTAAATATTCAAAAGACGATCAAAAAGATGAAGTCCTTGGGATTCACCTCCATCTTTGTGTCTCACGATATGCCCACAGCCACAGAGGTGTGTGACAGGATCCTTTTGCTTAAACAGGGACGCATTGTTGAAGAGGCTTTGCCTGAAGACATTGAAGCTTCGACAAGCAGTTTAAGAAAATTCATGCAAGGAACTTTGAAACTTTAA